In the Muricauda sp. MAR_2010_75 genome, one interval contains:
- the dgt gene encoding dGTP triphosphohydrolase, translating to MEWEQLLSLKRQGDTYKRLRKEQEETRLGFEVDYDRIIFSSAFRSLQDKTQVVPMPISVGSNKDFVHTRLTHSLEVSVVGRSLGRTAGQQILSKYPYLADVHGYHFNDFGAIVAAAALAHDIGNPPFGHSGEKAIGNYYKQGNGKSYKASLSPEEYQDLVDFEGNANGFKLLTEAREGVPGGLRLSYATLGAFMKYPKASLPKKPSKHIADKKFGFFQSEKDFFREVVEEIGLAPNPSNPGNGFFRHPLTYLVEAADDICYTIIDFEDGINLGLIPEEYALEYLINLVRENINTKKYNAMTHSSDRLSYLRALAINTLIRDAVDVFVQNETKILKGEFDSALLDKGKYQAQVEDIIKLSVEKIYQSTEVVDKELAGYRIISDLLDIYTTALINTKEGNASNYDRLLIKSLPENYRNADTSIYKILLDTSCFVASLSDSAAVHIHDKLTGRKI from the coding sequence ATGGAATGGGAACAGCTACTTTCCTTAAAACGACAAGGAGACACCTATAAACGGCTCCGCAAGGAACAGGAAGAGACCCGTTTGGGCTTTGAGGTGGATTATGACCGCATCATTTTTTCCTCGGCATTTAGAAGCCTTCAAGACAAGACCCAAGTGGTACCCATGCCCATAAGCGTAGGTTCCAACAAGGATTTTGTGCACACCAGGCTTACCCACAGTTTAGAGGTTTCCGTTGTGGGCCGGAGTTTGGGAAGGACTGCTGGACAACAAATTTTGTCCAAATATCCGTATTTGGCTGATGTCCATGGCTATCACTTCAACGATTTTGGGGCCATAGTGGCCGCTGCGGCCCTGGCCCATGATATTGGCAATCCTCCTTTTGGCCATAGCGGGGAAAAGGCCATTGGCAATTATTACAAACAAGGAAACGGTAAAAGCTACAAAGCATCACTATCCCCAGAGGAATACCAAGATTTGGTGGATTTTGAGGGAAATGCCAATGGATTCAAATTGTTGACCGAGGCTAGGGAAGGGGTTCCCGGAGGGCTACGGTTGAGCTACGCCACGTTAGGCGCTTTTATGAAATACCCTAAGGCTTCATTGCCTAAAAAACCATCCAAGCACATAGCGGATAAAAAATTTGGTTTTTTTCAATCGGAAAAGGATTTCTTTAGGGAAGTTGTGGAAGAAATAGGCTTGGCACCCAACCCCTCCAATCCCGGGAATGGATTTTTTAGGCACCCCTTGACCTATTTGGTGGAAGCTGCGGATGATATTTGTTACACCATCATAGATTTTGAGGACGGGATTAATTTGGGACTTATTCCAGAGGAATATGCATTGGAGTACTTGATCAATTTGGTGCGGGAAAACATCAACACCAAAAAGTACAATGCCATGACCCATTCCAGTGACCGATTGAGCTATTTGCGGGCATTGGCCATCAACACCTTGATTAGGGACGCCGTTGATGTCTTTGTGCAGAACGAAACGAAAATTCTTAAAGGGGAATTTGATTCAGCTTTATTGGACAAAGGAAAGTATCAGGCGCAGGTAGAGGATATCATAAAACTTAGCGTTGAAAAAATATATCAATCCACAGAGGTGGTGGATAAAGAGTTGGCAGGTTATCGAATAATTTCAGATTTGCTGGACATCTACACTACGGCATTGATCAATACTAAAGAAGGGAATGCCAGTAATTATGATCGCTTGCTGATCAAAAGCTTGCCCGAAAATTACAGGAATGCGGACACCTCGATCTACAAAATCTTGTTGGACACCAGTTGTTTTGTGGCCAGTTTATCGGACAGTGCTGCGGTGCACATCCATGATAAATTAACGGGGCGGAAAATCTAG
- the nadD gene encoding nicotinate (nicotinamide) nucleotide adenylyltransferase: MKKVGLFFGTFNPIHIGHLVIANHLVEFSDLDEVWFVITPQSPFKTKQSLLDDHHRYQMVFEAVQDYPKLKPSKIEFDLPQPNYTINTLVHLDESYGKGHQFSLIMGEDNLKSFHKWKNYETILEHYSIYVYPRISEGKIEHRFEGHPKIAKVNAPIMEISSTFIREEHKKGKNIRPLLPYTVWKYMDEMNFYR; encoded by the coding sequence ATGAAAAAGGTAGGGCTCTTCTTTGGAACATTCAACCCTATTCACATTGGCCATTTGGTGATAGCCAATCATCTGGTGGAATTCTCAGATTTGGATGAAGTTTGGTTTGTTATTACCCCACAAAGCCCTTTCAAGACCAAACAATCTTTGTTGGACGACCATCATCGCTACCAAATGGTGTTTGAGGCGGTACAGGATTACCCCAAATTAAAGCCCAGTAAGATTGAGTTTGATCTACCGCAGCCCAATTATACCATTAACACCTTGGTGCACTTGGATGAGAGCTATGGGAAAGGCCATCAATTTTCACTGATTATGGGAGAGGATAACCTGAAAAGTTTCCACAAGTGGAAAAATTATGAAACCATCTTGGAACATTATTCCATATATGTGTATCCCAGAATTTCTGAGGGAAAAATAGAACACCGGTTCGAGGGTCATCCAAAAATTGCTAAGGTCAACGCACCCATAATGGAGATTTCATCCACATTTATTCGAGAGGAACATAAAAAGGGGAAAAACATAAGACCTTTACTTCCTTATACCGTTTGGAAATATATGGATGAAATGAATTTTTATAGGTAG
- the gmk gene encoding guanylate kinase, with protein sequence MTKGGKLIIFSAPSGSGKTTIVKYLLDQPELNLAFSISATSRPRRGKEKNGVNYYFMSISEFKKHIKQGDFLEWEEVYRDNFYGTLKSEVERLWAEGKNVIFDIDVSGGLRIKKKFPEETLAVFVKPPSVDELKIRLKKRSTESDDKINMRIAKASVELATAPQFDKIIKNYDLDVALKEAHALVADFVGTKTPDSKED encoded by the coding sequence ATGACAAAGGGTGGTAAACTTATTATTTTTTCGGCACCTTCGGGTAGTGGAAAAACTACCATTGTCAAGTATTTGCTGGACCAGCCCGAACTGAATCTGGCCTTTTCCATTTCGGCCACTTCCAGACCGCGAAGGGGAAAGGAAAAGAATGGGGTAAACTATTACTTTATGTCCATTTCCGAGTTTAAAAAGCACATTAAACAGGGCGATTTTCTGGAGTGGGAAGAAGTGTATCGCGATAACTTTTATGGCACCCTAAAAAGTGAGGTGGAACGCCTTTGGGCCGAAGGAAAAAATGTGATTTTTGATATTGATGTTTCCGGGGGGCTCCGAATCAAAAAGAAGTTTCCAGAGGAGACTTTGGCCGTTTTTGTGAAACCGCCCAGTGTGGATGAGTTAAAAATCCGGTTGAAGAAGCGCAGCACCGAAAGCGACGATAAAATCAACATGCGAATTGCAAAAGCATCCGTGGAATTGGCCACGGCTCCCCAGTTCGATAAAATCATTAAAAACTATGATTTGGATGTCGCCCTAAAGGAAGCCCACGCCTTGGTGGCCGATTTCGTTGGCACCAAAACCCCGGACTCAAAAGAAGATTAG
- a CDS encoding DUF1080 domain-containing protein, whose product MQKLRSILLVLLVLIAANGFAQLEEEPTKPEQTEFYEPVVPVVTPGKDGAPPSDAIVLFDGTDLDQWISTNDSTSAKWTVNKDGSMTVKNRTGDIQTKQNFGSIQLHIEWKSPAEIQGENQSRGNSGVFLSGLYEVQVLDNNNNDTYVNGQVGSIYKQHTPLAMASVPTGEWNTYDIIYHAPVFEKGQKIKSGTLTVIHNGVLIQDHVEIKGTTPYIGWPKNPIHGDGPLRLQDHGDNSRVSFRNIWVRELD is encoded by the coding sequence ATGCAAAAGCTAAGAAGTATTCTATTGGTTTTGTTGGTATTGATCGCCGCTAATGGTTTTGCCCAACTAGAGGAAGAACCCACCAAACCGGAACAAACCGAGTTCTATGAACCTGTTGTACCTGTTGTAACGCCAGGAAAAGATGGCGCACCACCTAGCGATGCCATTGTTCTTTTTGATGGAACTGATTTGGATCAATGGATTAGTACAAACGATAGTACTTCCGCCAAATGGACGGTGAACAAGGATGGTAGCATGACGGTAAAAAACAGAACCGGAGACATCCAGACCAAACAAAATTTTGGCAGTATTCAACTTCATATTGAATGGAAGTCCCCTGCCGAAATACAGGGTGAAAATCAAAGTAGGGGCAATAGCGGTGTCTTTCTTTCGGGATTGTACGAAGTACAAGTTTTGGACAACAATAATAATGACACTTACGTGAACGGTCAGGTTGGCTCCATTTACAAACAACACACCCCATTGGCGATGGCTTCAGTTCCAACAGGGGAGTGGAACACCTATGATATCATTTATCATGCGCCCGTGTTTGAGAAAGGTCAAAAAATCAAGTCCGGAACGCTTACGGTGATTCATAATGGTGTGCTTATCCAGGATCATGTGGAAATCAAAGGGACAACACCCTACATTGGTTGGCCCAAGAACCCGATTCATGGAGATGGACCGCTTCGACTTCAAGACCATGGCGATAACAGTCGGGTAAGCTTTAGAAACATTTGGGTACGGGAACTGGATTAA
- a CDS encoding porin, which produces MNFKKLALYGFFFIFLCVPFSYSQELQTSTFGNGLLNLIGKDSTWSAKVGARMQLLSISSWSKDDEGYGNPEQNFLVRRARLKFDGFVHSPKLQYKIEIGLSNRDVSGGSQFTRNTPRYILDAVVKWNFYQNFVLWFGQTKLPGNIERVISSANLQQVDRSLLNSRFNIDRDMGFQLRHHFILGKKMLVREKFAFSQGEGRNITEGNLGGHQYTTRLELLPFGKFASKGDYVGADLQREKTVKLMLGATYDINKDAVKTRSNMGSYMFNDVGLYQTDISTAFVDFMLKYNGFSFMGEYANRDADSPIALNSDGTETGDVVQVGNGLNLQTGYLFKNNWEVSGRFTNIHLNEAITGKEREQQYTLGVSKYMVGHKLKVQTDLSYLTLNNGVDELMWRLQMEVHL; this is translated from the coding sequence ATGAATTTCAAAAAGTTAGCCCTTTATGGGTTTTTCTTTATTTTTCTTTGTGTGCCTTTTTCTTATTCACAGGAACTTCAAACTTCAACTTTTGGCAACGGCTTACTGAACCTTATTGGCAAGGACAGTACTTGGTCTGCAAAGGTAGGAGCAAGAATGCAACTTTTATCCATTTCAAGCTGGAGCAAGGATGATGAAGGGTATGGAAATCCAGAGCAAAACTTCTTGGTCCGTAGGGCACGATTAAAATTTGATGGTTTCGTCCATTCACCAAAATTGCAATACAAAATTGAGATTGGGCTCTCCAACCGCGATGTTTCGGGGGGGTCCCAGTTCACCAGAAATACACCCAGATATATTTTGGACGCGGTGGTTAAATGGAACTTCTATCAAAATTTTGTACTCTGGTTTGGACAAACCAAACTACCGGGCAATATAGAAAGGGTCATTTCATCCGCAAATTTGCAACAGGTAGACCGCTCCCTACTCAATAGTAGGTTCAACATTGATCGCGACATGGGGTTTCAGTTAAGGCACCATTTTATATTGGGCAAGAAGATGTTGGTACGGGAAAAATTTGCCTTCTCACAAGGCGAGGGCAGAAATATTACCGAAGGCAATCTGGGCGGTCACCAATATACCACCCGATTGGAATTACTGCCATTTGGCAAGTTTGCTTCAAAAGGGGATTACGTTGGGGCCGACCTTCAAAGGGAAAAAACCGTGAAACTGATGCTCGGTGCTACCTATGATATTAACAAAGATGCCGTGAAAACCAGAAGTAATATGGGCAGTTATATGTTCAATGATGTGGGGCTGTACCAAACAGATATATCCACTGCATTTGTAGATTTTATGTTGAAATACAATGGATTCTCATTTATGGGCGAATACGCCAATCGTGATGCGGACAGTCCCATTGCACTAAATTCGGATGGCACCGAAACCGGGGATGTGGTACAGGTTGGTAATGGGCTAAACCTGCAAACCGGATATCTTTTTAAAAATAATTGGGAGGTTTCCGGACGGTTTACAAATATTCACTTAAATGAAGCGATAACAGGAAAGGAACGTGAACAACAATATACTTTGGGAGTTTCAAAATATATGGTAGGACATAAATTAAAGGTGCAAACCGATTTAAGTTACTTAACTTTAAACAATGGCGTTGATGAATTGATGTGGCGTTTACAAATGGAGGTTCACCTTTAA
- a CDS encoding YicC/YloC family endoribonuclease, giving the protein MIQSMTGFGKHVAQLPSKKITVELKSLNSKSLDINARIPQSYREKELELRKMIADVLVRGKVDLGLYVEITGEETTAEVNKGVVKNYMEQLAQIAKGDDLKLLELALRMPDTLKTDKDDIDETEYEAIKESMKQALSEISAFRSEEGKVLEQDFVERLKKLTSLLDEVNAMDPERLATVRERLEKAVADLKVELDENRFEQELIYYLEKYDVTEEKVRLANHLNYFETTLKSDDSNGKKLGFIAQEIGREINTIGSKANYAPMQQLVVQMKDELEKIKEQMLNVL; this is encoded by the coding sequence ATGATTCAATCCATGACCGGTTTTGGGAAGCATGTGGCGCAGCTTCCATCCAAGAAAATTACTGTAGAGCTCAAATCCCTCAACAGTAAAAGTTTGGATATCAATGCCAGAATTCCACAATCGTATCGCGAAAAGGAATTGGAGCTTCGTAAAATGATAGCTGATGTGCTGGTGCGCGGCAAGGTGGACTTGGGGCTTTATGTGGAGATTACGGGAGAAGAAACCACAGCCGAGGTCAATAAGGGTGTGGTTAAAAATTACATGGAACAATTGGCACAAATTGCCAAAGGCGATGACTTAAAGTTGCTTGAATTGGCATTACGTATGCCCGACACCCTTAAAACAGACAAGGACGATATTGATGAAACCGAGTATGAGGCCATAAAAGAGTCTATGAAACAGGCCCTTTCTGAAATATCAGCATTTAGGAGCGAAGAGGGGAAGGTGTTGGAGCAGGATTTTGTAGAACGCCTGAAAAAATTGACCTCGCTGCTCGATGAGGTCAATGCCATGGACCCAGAACGTTTGGCCACAGTACGGGAACGCTTGGAAAAGGCCGTGGCCGATCTTAAGGTTGAACTGGATGAAAACCGGTTTGAACAGGAGTTGATCTACTATTTGGAGAAGTACGATGTTACTGAAGAGAAAGTACGCTTGGCCAATCACTTGAATTATTTTGAAACCACCTTGAAATCCGATGACTCCAATGGGAAAAAATTAGGGTTCATTGCCCAGGAAATAGGTCGGGAGATCAATACCATCGGTTCAAAAGCCAATTACGCGCCCATGCAGCAATTGGTGGTGCAGATGAAGGATGAATTGGAAAAAATCAAGGAACAAATGCTCAATGTACTATGA
- a CDS encoding inorganic phosphate transporter, translating into MDNIYLVIMVALAVLAITDLVVGVSNDAVNFLNSALGSKAISFKTIMIVASIGIALGAMSSSGMMEVARKGIFNPSEFVFAEIMIIFMAVMITDVLLLDFFNTLGMPTSTTVSIVFELLGAAVAMALIKVSGTGGGFEALGSYINTGKATEIILGILLSVAIAFTIGAVVQFLSRLLISFRFNEQPKWIGSVFGGLAITAIIHFILVKGLKSANLFDGALTEIANTQPELFLLGNFIFWVIVSLVLTTTFKLNIYKIIITLGTFALAMAFAGNDLVNFIGVPIAAWQSFQDWQASGVAASEYSMSGLTAAVHTPTYLLLISGIVMIITLWLSTKARYVTETEINLAREGEGEERFQPNFLSRQIVKFSMTAFDSLGNAVPNGLRSRVLGRLTKPNQYVPKGKVQDLPAFDMVRASVNLMVASVLISVATSMKLPLSTTYVTFMVAMGSSLADRAWGSESAVYRVAGVLNVIGGWFFTAISAFVAAATIAYLLHIGGFIALLALLFFAGVLLVRNYLSHTRKKVETKVEDILRKAESSSIQGVIEESATNIASVVKRSNKIYTGAINGLAKHDLEALKKNNKGIKKLSKEVDGLKNNLYYFIKNLDESSVGGASNFYITLLGVLQDFTQSLEYISKVSYTHVRNNHKKLKYNQIKELKDLDHLLEGLFGKTTETFSKKSFENIASILNDKDQYFDLISDKVEKQVARTRTEETSPKNTTLYFSLLTESKDMVKATIKLLELYYSEHDSTVEPARIEKQNDK; encoded by the coding sequence ATGGATAATATTTACCTCGTAATAATGGTTGCCCTGGCAGTTTTGGCCATTACCGATTTGGTCGTAGGTGTCAGCAATGATGCCGTAAATTTCCTTAATTCTGCACTGGGATCAAAAGCTATTTCCTTTAAAACTATAATGATAGTGGCCAGTATTGGTATTGCCTTGGGTGCAATGTCATCCAGTGGTATGATGGAAGTGGCCCGAAAAGGTATTTTTAACCCTTCTGAATTCGTTTTTGCAGAGATCATGATCATTTTCATGGCCGTAATGATAACAGATGTACTGCTGTTGGATTTTTTCAACACACTGGGCATGCCCACCTCCACTACGGTTTCCATCGTTTTTGAATTATTGGGAGCGGCCGTGGCCATGGCGTTGATAAAGGTTTCTGGCACCGGAGGTGGATTTGAAGCCTTGGGAAGCTATATCAATACAGGCAAGGCCACCGAAATTATTTTGGGAATCTTGCTGTCCGTCGCCATTGCATTTACTATTGGGGCGGTTGTTCAATTTTTATCCCGACTATTGATTTCCTTCCGGTTCAATGAGCAACCCAAATGGATTGGTTCCGTTTTTGGTGGATTAGCCATTACCGCAATCATCCATTTTATCTTGGTAAAAGGATTAAAGAGTGCCAACTTGTTTGATGGAGCGCTAACCGAGATTGCCAACACACAACCTGAGCTTTTTTTACTGGGTAATTTTATCTTTTGGGTGATTGTTTCTTTGGTACTTACCACCACTTTTAAACTTAACATCTATAAAATCATCATTACTTTGGGAACATTTGCATTGGCCATGGCCTTTGCTGGCAACGATTTGGTAAACTTTATAGGTGTGCCCATTGCTGCATGGCAATCCTTTCAGGATTGGCAGGCTTCTGGCGTGGCAGCTTCTGAATATTCCATGAGTGGACTGACTGCGGCTGTTCACACGCCCACTTATTTACTGTTGATTTCTGGAATCGTGATGATCATAACCCTTTGGTTGTCCACCAAGGCACGTTACGTAACTGAAACTGAAATCAACCTTGCCCGTGAAGGGGAAGGGGAAGAACGCTTTCAACCCAATTTTCTTTCACGCCAAATTGTAAAGTTCTCAATGACAGCATTTGACAGTTTGGGCAATGCCGTTCCGAATGGACTTAGGAGTCGGGTTTTGGGAAGACTCACCAAACCCAACCAATATGTTCCAAAAGGCAAGGTACAGGATTTACCAGCTTTTGATATGGTAAGGGCTTCTGTTAACCTAATGGTGGCCAGTGTACTTATTTCTGTGGCCACATCCATGAAATTACCTTTGTCCACCACCTACGTCACTTTTATGGTAGCTATGGGAAGTTCGTTGGCTGATAGGGCATGGGGTTCGGAAAGTGCCGTATACCGGGTAGCCGGTGTACTCAATGTAATCGGAGGTTGGTTCTTTACGGCCATTTCCGCTTTTGTAGCTGCCGCCACTATTGCGTATTTACTTCACATTGGCGGTTTTATAGCTCTTCTGGCACTTTTGTTCTTTGCCGGGGTTCTTTTGGTCAGAAATTATTTGAGCCATACCCGTAAAAAAGTGGAAACCAAGGTTGAGGACATTTTAAGAAAGGCCGAGAGTAGTTCCATACAAGGGGTCATTGAAGAAAGTGCCACTAACATCGCCAGCGTTGTAAAAAGAAGCAATAAGATATATACCGGTGCCATCAATGGACTGGCCAAGCACGATCTTGAAGCCTTGAAAAAGAACAACAAGGGGATTAAAAAGCTGTCCAAGGAAGTGGATGGTCTCAAAAACAACCTGTATTACTTCATCAAAAATTTGGATGAATCCAGTGTGGGAGGGGCCAGTAATTTTTATATCACCTTATTGGGCGTTCTCCAGGATTTTACCCAATCCTTGGAGTACATTTCCAAAGTAAGCTATACCCATGTGCGCAATAATCACAAAAAGTTGAAGTACAACCAAATTAAAGAGCTTAAGGATCTAGACCATCTTCTGGAGGGTTTGTTCGGCAAGACCACTGAAACTTTCAGTAAAAAATCTTTTGAGAATATTGCCAGCATCTTAAATGACAAGGACCAATATTTTGATTTGATTTCGGACAAAGTGGAAAAACAGGTGGCCCGGACCAGAACCGAAGAAACCAGTCCAAAGAATACCACGTTGTACTTTTCATTGCTCACGGAGAGCAAGGATATGGTAAAAGCCACCATAAAACTATTGGAGCTCTATTATTCTGAGCATGACAGTACCGTGGAGCCCGCGCGTATAGAGAAGCAGAATGACAAGTAG
- a CDS encoding DUF3078 domain-containing protein yields MRLNFLLILFFAVLLSAKAQVAPYKVFELKSDSTDYVFKVIRIKDVKLKYVTRGAKLTDPRAVLNRIRPVRKWYRRFEPTSFWEKTNEFGLNINEVSFVNWNAGGDNSVSALASMRFKRNYKFRYLNWNNEAIFRYGLNAQEGRKLRKTDDQIRLSSTISFRKDTLTNWYYSVKTNFNTQFSNGFKYPDRDNPISRFMSPGYLFVGMGTSYIPPEDKFNLYISPATMKSTFVLDEALSNQGSFGVEEGEQLFLELGFLVTNTWEKEIIRNVFMNHRINLYTDYIRSFGNIDVDWEMNFNLKVNDHINANIGTHLIYDDDIKFDEVVADDGTVVDPGIPRIQFKQLLGVGLLFSF; encoded by the coding sequence ATGCGATTAAACTTTTTACTAATTCTGTTCTTTGCCGTTTTGCTATCAGCCAAGGCACAAGTTGCCCCTTATAAGGTGTTTGAGCTTAAATCTGATAGTACAGATTATGTTTTTAAGGTGATACGCATTAAAGATGTTAAACTAAAGTATGTGACAAGGGGAGCAAAACTCACCGACCCCAGAGCTGTTTTAAACCGCATAAGACCAGTACGAAAGTGGTATAGGCGTTTTGAGCCGACCTCATTTTGGGAGAAGACCAATGAATTTGGATTGAACATCAACGAGGTTTCTTTTGTGAATTGGAATGCAGGGGGCGATAACTCTGTTTCGGCCTTGGCAAGTATGCGATTTAAGCGTAATTATAAGTTTAGATACTTAAATTGGAACAATGAAGCCATATTTAGATATGGGCTCAACGCGCAGGAAGGCCGGAAACTTAGAAAAACAGATGATCAAATAAGGCTTTCATCCACCATAAGTTTTAGAAAGGATACCCTTACCAATTGGTATTATTCCGTCAAGACCAATTTCAATACACAGTTTTCCAATGGTTTTAAATACCCAGATAGGGACAATCCCATTTCCAGGTTTATGTCCCCAGGATATCTTTTTGTTGGTATGGGTACATCATATATTCCTCCAGAAGACAAGTTCAACCTATATATTTCCCCTGCCACCATGAAATCCACCTTTGTTTTGGATGAAGCCCTTTCAAATCAGGGTTCTTTCGGTGTAGAAGAAGGTGAACAGCTGTTCTTGGAACTTGGTTTTCTTGTTACCAACACTTGGGAAAAAGAAATTATACGGAACGTATTCATGAACCACAGAATAAACCTGTACACGGATTACATTAGAAGTTTTGGAAATATTGATGTGGACTGGGAGATGAACTTCAACCTAAAGGTCAATGACCACATCAACGCCAATATTGGCACACACCTTATCTATGATGATGACATTAAGTTTGACGAAGTGGTGGCAGATGATGGCACGGTGGTAGACCCTGGAATACCAAGAATTCAATTTAAGCAATTATTGGGCGTGGGGCTGCTCTTCAGTTTCTAG
- a CDS encoding DUF6503 family protein, with translation MTSRLLTFVSMRYFILLLALCLGNLSLAQGITAEQLLDKTIAFHDPNGNWKTFDGEFKVLMRSPNSSDRLSTIAINIPKQQFNLLVKKDGDSYTYTFDKGNCSTTLNGSTEISEEHRKNYRLTCERGEMMKNYYTYLYGLPMKLKDPGTLLEDKVQKKTFKGKEYLVLKVSYDKNVGSDVWYFYFDPNTYAMEVYQFYHDESKNDGEYILLEGLEEINGIKMPKTRAWYMNKDNKYLGTDILTKS, from the coding sequence ATGACAAGTAGATTGCTTACTTTTGTTTCTATGCGCTACTTTATTTTATTGTTGGCCCTATGCCTTGGCAACCTTTCACTGGCCCAGGGTATTACCGCCGAACAGCTTTTGGACAAAACCATTGCGTTTCACGACCCGAACGGGAATTGGAAAACCTTTGATGGCGAGTTCAAGGTACTTATGAGAAGTCCCAACTCCAGTGACCGGTTGAGTACCATTGCCATTAATATTCCAAAACAACAGTTCAATCTCTTGGTGAAGAAGGATGGTGATTCCTATACTTATACCTTTGACAAAGGAAACTGTTCAACAACACTCAATGGCTCGACGGAAATAAGTGAAGAACATCGAAAGAACTACAGGCTCACTTGTGAGCGTGGAGAGATGATGAAAAACTATTACACCTACCTCTATGGACTCCCCATGAAACTGAAGGACCCTGGAACCCTTTTGGAGGATAAAGTGCAAAAGAAGACCTTTAAAGGAAAGGAATATTTGGTGTTGAAGGTCTCTTACGATAAGAATGTGGGCAGCGACGTCTGGTATTTCTATTTTGACCCGAATACCTATGCCATGGAAGTGTATCAATTTTACCATGACGAAAGCAAAAATGATGGGGAATACATCCTTTTGGAAGGCTTGGAGGAAATAAACGGTATTAAAATGCCCAAAACACGGGCGTGGTACATGAACAAGGACAACAAATACTTGGGAACTGATATTTTGACGAAGTCTTAG